One stretch of Chryseobacterium indologenes DNA includes these proteins:
- a CDS encoding T9SS type A sorting domain-containing protein — MKKILLLCLLMVSMILNAQITLGQGSTTVGKVPVDSYWEHSYSQQIFKKQEINANAAGNITGLTFYLDPAGDITNSSDWVVYLGHTSKSEFTSDDDWVPVSDLTEVYSGTVSNVNGMVELTFAAPFPYNNTQNLVIAVDENNPDYDEDRVFYVHQLNNTAKSSIGSIGFSDVDPSDPGYGTLFDYRSVVTFMGLTPSTLPACTSLMSPANNAVMVPLSSDITWYPSPGATSYKISIGTTPGGSNIVNQQTVTTTSFTPAAPLSLDATYYVRVVAVGPGGESSGCSETKFSTVLSPPLNDECTTAVTLTVNPDMNCGSKTSGHTFGAGDSGVPVDPCYGEADDDVWYKFTATSASHVISLSNMVSIGSEDSYSLQFQVLNGDCSNLASVECSDYDELKVISGLTAGQVYYLRVFTDGGAGEAQSFDICIGTIPPPPVNDDCSGALVASVFPYVYTQADAAGATNNNGIIEVCTDKMNDGTWFTFTGDGSIYDIEVSMPAGSNFDPQIGVYSGACDSLSCEKTADDAAAGGTETASVPTVAGTVYYVNVGHYSNYSDQMEGTFTISINKGSLGTSEVSSKNKNEIKVYPNPFAEELNIAKADQVKSISILDVSGKLVKTIENSSSALHLGDLKQGLYVVILNMKDGTKQTVKAIKK, encoded by the coding sequence ATGAAGAAAATCTTACTCTTGTGCTTACTGATGGTAAGTATGATCTTAAATGCTCAAATCACCTTAGGTCAAGGAAGTACAACTGTTGGGAAAGTTCCGGTCGACAGTTATTGGGAACATTCTTATTCTCAACAAATATTTAAAAAACAGGAAATCAATGCTAACGCTGCGGGAAATATTACAGGTCTTACATTTTATTTAGATCCCGCTGGAGATATAACAAACTCATCGGATTGGGTGGTATATCTGGGGCATACTTCTAAATCTGAATTTACTTCTGATGACGATTGGGTTCCTGTTTCGGATCTTACAGAGGTATATTCCGGTACTGTCAGCAATGTAAACGGGATGGTAGAGCTTACTTTTGCGGCTCCTTTTCCTTATAATAATACACAGAATTTAGTCATTGCGGTTGATGAAAATAACCCCGATTATGACGAAGATCGGGTGTTTTACGTACATCAGCTGAATAATACGGCTAAAAGCTCTATTGGGAGCATAGGCTTCTCAGATGTTGATCCTTCAGACCCTGGCTATGGGACCTTGTTTGATTATAGATCTGTAGTCACTTTTATGGGGCTAACACCTAGTACATTACCTGCCTGTACTTCCTTAATGTCACCGGCAAATAATGCGGTTATGGTACCGCTATCTTCTGATATTACCTGGTATCCATCACCTGGGGCTACAAGTTATAAAATATCTATAGGAACAACTCCCGGTGGTTCCAATATCGTGAATCAGCAAACAGTAACCACAACGAGCTTTACACCAGCTGCCCCTCTTTCTTTAGATGCTACTTATTACGTAAGAGTAGTAGCAGTGGGACCAGGGGGAGAGTCTTCAGGCTGTTCCGAGACAAAATTCTCCACGGTACTCTCACCTCCTTTGAATGATGAATGTACTACAGCAGTTACACTAACGGTAAATCCAGATATGAATTGTGGAAGTAAAACATCCGGGCATACCTTTGGAGCGGGTGATTCAGGTGTACCTGTAGATCCTTGTTACGGAGAAGCCGATGATGATGTATGGTATAAATTTACTGCCACTTCAGCGTCTCATGTCATTTCATTGAGTAATATGGTTTCTATTGGGTCTGAGGATAGTTATTCACTTCAATTTCAGGTTTTAAACGGGGATTGCAGTAATCTGGCGAGTGTAGAGTGTTCAGATTATGATGAACTTAAGGTAATTTCCGGCCTTACAGCAGGTCAGGTCTATTATCTAAGAGTGTTTACTGATGGAGGAGCAGGGGAAGCTCAAAGCTTTGATATTTGTATAGGAACAATTCCTCCACCTCCGGTAAATGATGATTGTTCGGGAGCTTTGGTAGCATCGGTATTCCCTTATGTTTATACACAGGCTGACGCGGCTGGAGCTACTAATAATAACGGAATTATTGAAGTTTGCACAGACAAAATGAACGACGGTACTTGGTTTACTTTTACAGGAGATGGTAGTATCTATGATATTGAAGTTTCAATGCCGGCAGGAAGCAATTTTGACCCTCAGATAGGAGTATATAGCGGGGCATGTGATAGTTTAAGTTGTGAAAAAACGGCTGATGATGCCGCTGCTGGTGGTACTGAAACAGCTTCTGTGCCCACTGTAGCAGGAACCGTATATTACGTGAATGTAGGGCATTACAGTAATTATTCAGATCAGATGGAAGGTACCTTTACGATTAGCATTAATAAAGGAAGTCTTGGAACTTCTGAAGTATCGTCTAAGAATAAGAATGAGATTAAAGTGTATCCGAACCCATTTGCAGAAGAATTGAATATCGCAAAAGCAGATCAGGTAAAATCAATATCTATTTTGGATGTTTCAGGCAAATTGGTGAAAACTATCGAAAATTCTTCATCTGCCCTTCATCTAGGTGATTTGAAGCAAGGTCTGTATGTTGTGATTCTGAATATGAAAGACGGAACAAAACAAACTGTGAAAGCCATTAAGAAATAA
- a CDS encoding ion transporter yields the protein MEREHNLVPEDTLWKRYLYRIIYRSDTRLGKLFDIILLSLILVSTAIIMMESVPQLDKRFHYTFLILEWVISIFFTAEYSMRIAVVKNKKHYIFSFFGIIDFLALVPFYLSFFFPVTKYFLIFRMLRMLRIFRIFNLLDFMNDGYLIVRALKNSSRKIYIFLLFLIIFSVIVGSLMFMVEGGRQGFETIPQAIYWAVVTVTTVGYGDVSPITPLGKFFAVVLMLAGYSIIAVPTGIVTAEMRNKRQNLEKICDRCGNEDIDDDARYCKQCGKKLA from the coding sequence ATTTACCGCTCCGATACCAGGCTCGGAAAACTGTTCGATATCATCCTGCTTTCTTTAATTCTTGTGAGTACGGCCATTATTATGATGGAAAGTGTACCTCAACTCGATAAAAGGTTTCATTATACATTCCTGATTCTTGAATGGGTAATTTCTATTTTTTTTACTGCAGAATATTCTATGAGGATTGCTGTAGTAAAAAATAAAAAACATTATATCTTCAGCTTTTTCGGAATTATAGATTTCCTGGCCTTAGTTCCATTTTATCTAAGTTTTTTCTTCCCAGTAACCAAATACTTCCTGATCTTCAGAATGCTCAGAATGTTGAGAATTTTCAGAATTTTTAACTTACTGGATTTCATGAATGATGGATACCTCATCGTAAGAGCTTTAAAAAACAGTTCAAGAAAGATTTACATATTCCTTCTGTTTCTGATTATATTTTCAGTAATTGTAGGTTCTCTGATGTTTATGGTAGAAGGTGGCCGCCAGGGTTTTGAAACGATCCCACAGGCTATTTATTGGGCTGTAGTAACCGTAACCACTGTAGGATATGGAGATGTCTCCCCTATTACTCCACTTGGTAAATTTTTCGCTGTTGTCCTGATGCTTGCCGGTTACTCTATCATTGCTGTTCCTACGGGGATTGTAACAGCAGAAATGCGAAACAAGAGACAAAATCTGGAAAAGATATGTGATCGTTGTGGCAATGAGGATATTGATGATGATGCGAGGTATTGCAAACAATGTGGCAAGAAATTAGCTTAA